The Verrucomicrobiia bacterium DNA segment GATTGGGCTGGGACCAGATGATGGCCTTCCAGTTGTTCTGGGCGCCGGCGAGCGCCGCGCCACACAGACCGCCAATCAGCGCATGACTGGAGCTGGAGGGCATGCCAAACCACCAGGTGATGAGGTTCCAGGTGATGCCGCCCAGGAGGGCGCAGACCAGCATTTCGGAGGTGACGGTGACCACCTTGCTGTCAACCAGGCCGGAGGAGATGGTCTTGGCCACCGCCGTGCCGAGCATGGCGCCGCCCAGGTTGGCCAGGGCAGCCATGATCACCGCCTGCCGCGGGGTGAGCACCTTGGTGGAGACCACGGTGGCAATTGAATTGGCGGTGTCGTGGAAGCCGTTGATGTACTCGAAAATCAACGCCACCAAGATGACCACAAAAACCAGTTCCATGCGCTGCCCTCAAAGGTTTTTCGGTTGCCTTCCCGCGGGGGCCGCCCCGGGCGCGGCCGCCGGGAAGCCAGGTTCAGGAGTGTTTGAGCACGATGTAGGTCACGGTGTTGCCGGCGTCGCGGCAGCGGTCCACGGTTTTCTCCAGCAGCTCATGCAATTCCTTGAGCGCCAGCACCTGCAGCGGCGGGTATTTGCCGCTGTACAATTCCTTGAACACGTCCAGCAGGTATTTGTCGGCCTCGCCCTCCACCTCCTGCAGGCGGCCGTTGAGGTCTTTCAATTCTTCCAGGGGCGCATGGCGGCGCAGGGCGTGGACCATTTCGCCCACCAGGGTGGCCGCCCGCTCCACCAGCCGCGCCAGGGGAGAAAAGTCAAAGTCCTGCACCAGCGGCCGGATTTGCTGGAAACGCTCCACAAATTTTTCGATGGTTTTGGGGATTTTGTAGAGGGCGCTGGACAACGATTCGATATCTTCCCGTTCCAAAGCTGTCACAAATGTCTTAACCAGCCGCTCCTCAATTTCGCGGGTGATTTTTTTGTCATTCCGCCGAAAATCGGTGAATTCCTTGAGGTCCGCCGGGGATTGCGGCTGGCGCAGGAGGCGGGCCAGCACCTGGGCGCTTTGCAGGCCTTCCTGGGCGCTGGCTTCGAGCAAATTGTAAAAAACATCGTCTTTGCCCAAAAGCTTTTGAATCGAGATCATGCAGATTTATTTAGAAAACTTATGTTACAGTTATATGACATCATTGTAACGAAAAAGTTACGGTTTAAGGCCGCGTGCGGCTGTTGCTGCCGGGACGGCGTCCCCCCATCCCAGCAGGGTGGTGGCTGGCCGGGGCAGGGTAGAGAGTGCCTGGAGTGACCGTTGAGGGGGCGGCCATTGCGGGTTTTGTGGGTTGCGCTCGACAGGCGTCATGCTTCTGGTTAGCCTCACGGCACTTATGCCAATCCGTGCTCATCGGCCGCGCCCCTTGGGGGCGTGCCGGATGTGGGCCCTGCTGTTGGGGACAGCGGGGTGGCTGGCGGGTGCCCCCGCGCCGGTGGTGGAGACCAATGTGGCGCCGGGCATCAACCAGGAATACACCCGCACGAACATCAACGTGGAGCGCTGGGTGCAGAACTTTGAACGCGAAAGCCGCGAAATCTACGCCCAGCGCGACAAGATCATGGAGACCCTGCAGCTCCGGCGCGGGATGCGCGTGGCCGATGTGGGGGCGGGCAGCGGCTTGTTCACGGTGTTGATGGCGCAGGCGGTGGGGCCGCGCGGCAAAGTGTATGCGGTGGACATTGTGCCCGCCTTCCTGAAGCACATCGAGGCTCGCGCCCGCGAGGCGGGGCTGAAGCAGATTCAAACCGTGCAGGCCACGGAGCGCTCGTCCCGCCTGCCCGCCCAAAGTGTGGACCTGGTGTTTATTTGTGACACCTACCATCATTTTGAGTATCCCCAGTCCACGCTGGCCTCCCTTCATCGGGCCTTGCGCGCCCGGGGACAACTGGTGATCATTGATTTCCACCGCATTCCGGGCAAATCCTCCGCCTGGACGCTCCAGCATGTGCGGGCCGGGCAGGAAGTATTTGCGCGGGAAATTGAGGCGGCGGGCTTTGAGCGGCTGCCGGATCCGCCGCAGGATTTCCTCAAGGAAAACTACCTCATGCGCTTCGTGAAACGGGGACGCTGAGGTGCACACAGGCAGGCGGCCGGATGGCCGAGGGACGAGAGCGCATGAGCAACAAACGGCAACTGGGGTTGGTGTCGGCCACCGCGCTGGTGGTGGCCAACATGATTGGCATGGGCGTGTTCACCACCAGCGGTTATACGCTGGGGGATTTGAAATCGCCGTGGCTGGTGCTGGCCGCCTGGGCGGTGGGCGGCGTGATTGCGGCCATGGGGGCGCTTTGCTATGCCGCTCTGGCGCGGCGCATTCCGGAGTCGGGCGGCGAGTACCTGTTCCTTTCGCGGACGTTGCATCCGGCGGCGGGCTACGTGGCGGGCTGGATATCCCTGCTGGTGGGTTTCTCGGCCCCGCTGGCGGCGGTGGCCTATGGATTTGGCGAGTATGCCAAAACGTGGTATCCCGGCTGGGACGCGCAGACGGTGGGGGCCGTGTTGATCATTCTGTTTGCGGCCCTGCATGCGGCCGATGTGAAACATGGGGCGTGGGTGCAAAACGCCACGGTCATCCTAAAAATCATCCTGATCCTGGGCTTCATCGGGTGGGGGTTTGCCCATCTGCCGGAGCCCCGGCCGTATGCGCCGCCCAAGTTTCCGCTGGGGCTTTTTGCGGTATGTCTGGTCTGGATTTCCTTTTCCTATTCGGGCTGGAATGCGGTCATTTACATTGGGGGTGAAGTCAAGGACGGGGAACGGATCCTGCCGCGCGCCATGTTGTTGGGCACGGGGATTGTGACGGTGTTGTATTTATTGCTCAACGCGGTGTTTGTGTTTGCCGCGCCCATGGAGCAGTTGCAATACCAGGTGGCCATTGGCTGGGTGGCGGCCCGGGCGCTGGGGGGGGATTTATGGGCCAATTTCATCACGGCGCTGGTCTCTCTGGCACTGATCAGCTCGGCTTCCTCCCTGCTCATGGTGGGGCCGCGCGTCTATGCCAAAATGGCCGAGGACGGCTGGCTGCCGCGCTGGCTGGCGGCCGAGAGCGGGCCGCCGCGGCGGGCCATAGGTTTGCAGGCGGTGCTGGCGTTGTTCCTGTTGTGGCACACCGAGTTTCAAAACCTGATGAATTACATCGGATTTACCCTGCTCTTGAGCACCACCGCGACGGTGCTGGGGCTGATCCGGCTGCGTCTCCGGGAAGGGGCCGCCGTGCGGGTGGTGGGCTGGCCGTGGCTGCCGTTTTTGTATCTGGGGGTGGTGTATGCCATGGCGTTGTTCAACGTGCAGCTTCGCCCCACCCAAAGCCTGTACGGGCTGGGCACCATCTTCCTGGGCGTGGTGGCCTGGTGGCTCACGGCGCGTTATCGCCGCCGCCCGCCCGCCACCCGCGCCGTTACCTGAGCCGCAAGACCGCCGGCCGGAGCCGTCCCACCCGGTGCTCCGGCAACAAGGGGTCCAGCGAGCCGGG contains these protein-coding regions:
- a CDS encoding amino acid permease — translated: MAEGRERMSNKRQLGLVSATALVVANMIGMGVFTTSGYTLGDLKSPWLVLAAWAVGGVIAAMGALCYAALARRIPESGGEYLFLSRTLHPAAGYVAGWISLLVGFSAPLAAVAYGFGEYAKTWYPGWDAQTVGAVLIILFAALHAADVKHGAWVQNATVILKIILILGFIGWGFAHLPEPRPYAPPKFPLGLFAVCLVWISFSYSGWNAVIYIGGEVKDGERILPRAMLLGTGIVTVLYLLLNAVFVFAAPMEQLQYQVAIGWVAARALGGDLWANFITALVSLALISSASSLLMVGPRVYAKMAEDGWLPRWLAAESGPPRRAIGLQAVLALFLLWHTEFQNLMNYIGFTLLLSTTATVLGLIRLRLREGAAVRVVGWPWLPFLYLGVVYAMALFNVQLRPTQSLYGLGTIFLGVVAWWLTARYRRRPPATRAVT
- a CDS encoding DUF47 family protein; the protein is MISIQKLLGKDDVFYNLLEASAQEGLQSAQVLARLLRQPQSPADLKEFTDFRRNDKKITREIEERLVKTFVTALEREDIESLSSALYKIPKTIEKFVERFQQIRPLVQDFDFSPLARLVERAATLVGEMVHALRRHAPLEELKDLNGRLQEVEGEADKYLLDVFKELYSGKYPPLQVLALKELHELLEKTVDRCRDAGNTVTYIVLKHS
- a CDS encoding methyltransferase domain-containing protein codes for the protein MPIRAHRPRPLGACRMWALLLGTAGWLAGAPAPVVETNVAPGINQEYTRTNINVERWVQNFERESREIYAQRDKIMETLQLRRGMRVADVGAGSGLFTVLMAQAVGPRGKVYAVDIVPAFLKHIEARAREAGLKQIQTVQATERSSRLPAQSVDLVFICDTYHHFEYPQSTLASLHRALRARGQLVIIDFHRIPGKSSAWTLQHVRAGQEVFAREIEAAGFERLPDPPQDFLKENYLMRFVKRGR